The Parvibaculaceae bacterium PLY_AMNH_Bact1 genome window below encodes:
- a CDS encoding hypothetical protein (Derived by automated computational analysis using gene prediction method: GeneMarkS-2+.) — MAASDQDHKASVALMDGQGQIAAVPASTSADSTHTLQLSLFLMLLTFFFVLTSGSSFDEQRVGPVIGGIQDAFGALNAGTVDQTGRLSGGTLPVLQDGSQPASGDFSNAVIAAFSDVGGQESVLTGGSLDLTLDVSVLFVEGAAAIRADKRMLFAALGAALADGSKDRHVAILVPAASQNRLDVRRAASVARLLSVAGTPEGHLAVGVTDARRDFVSFRFFTLPEASS; from the coding sequence GTGGCAGCGAGTGATCAAGATCATAAAGCCAGCGTCGCGCTGATGGATGGGCAGGGGCAAATTGCTGCTGTGCCCGCGTCGACCAGTGCTGACAGCACGCACACGTTGCAGCTTTCGCTGTTCTTGATGCTGCTCACCTTTTTCTTTGTGCTTACTTCGGGCTCGTCTTTTGATGAACAGCGGGTTGGGCCTGTGATTGGCGGTATTCAGGACGCCTTTGGTGCCTTAAATGCAGGGACCGTTGATCAAACCGGCCGCCTTAGCGGTGGCACATTGCCCGTATTGCAGGATGGGTCACAGCCGGCGTCAGGTGATTTTTCAAATGCAGTGATTGCTGCTTTCTCAGACGTCGGGGGGCAAGAGAGCGTCCTGACTGGTGGGTCACTGGATCTTACGCTTGATGTCTCAGTGCTTTTTGTTGAGGGCGCCGCTGCCATTCGCGCGGATAAGCGCATGTTGTTTGCGGCGCTGGGTGCAGCGCTTGCTGACGGTTCCAAGGATAGGCATGTTGCGATCCTTGTTCCTGCCGCATCCCAAAATAGATTAGATGTTCGCCGCGCCGCTTCGGTGGCTCGACTGTTGTCAGTTGCAGGCACGCCGGAAGGCCATCTTGCTGTCGGCGTTACTGATGCGCGGCGCGATTTTGTGAGCTTCCGGTTCTTCACCCTTCCGGAGGCATCATCGTGA
- a CDS encoding hypothetical protein (Derived by automated computational analysis using gene prediction method: GeneMarkS-2+.): MTSHVSKVPQVRLLPSLMVCAAALLGLKLISIGVGVDALLSGVQPAYAEEDAAANAETTEEAEAGGEASAESEIVEADPSERLAPEDFDRPSNSEQNVLRSLSQRRKALDMRERDIQMQARLLEASERRVQARIDELKEIEGRIEVLFGVQEEAQEQQLASLVTMYSNMKPKDAARILGQLDMDVLIQVVRRMSERKMAPILAAMDPIAAQELTVELATGGAIPSELDMTSLLEEAPALP; encoded by the coding sequence ATGACATCCCACGTTTCCAAAGTTCCACAGGTTCGCTTGCTACCATCTTTGATGGTCTGCGCGGCCGCGTTGTTGGGCTTGAAGTTGATTTCTATCGGTGTTGGAGTTGATGCGTTGTTGAGTGGCGTTCAACCTGCATATGCGGAGGAAGATGCAGCGGCAAACGCCGAAACGACTGAAGAGGCGGAGGCTGGTGGCGAAGCGAGCGCAGAGTCCGAAATTGTGGAAGCCGACCCGTCGGAGCGTCTCGCGCCCGAAGACTTTGATCGTCCGTCAAATTCAGAACAGAACGTCCTTCGCAGTTTGAGCCAGCGCCGAAAAGCACTGGATATGCGGGAGCGGGATATTCAGATGCAGGCCAGATTGCTTGAGGCATCTGAGCGTCGGGTCCAGGCACGCATTGATGAGCTCAAGGAAATAGAAGGACGCATCGAGGTATTGTTCGGCGTACAGGAAGAAGCGCAGGAGCAGCAGTTAGCGTCGTTAGTGACCATGTATTCCAACATGAAACCAAAGGATGCCGCCCGGATCCTGGGGCAACTCGACATGGATGTGTTGATCCAGGTTGTGCGGCGCATGAGTGAACGCAAAATGGCTCCCATTTTGGCGGCGATGGACCCAATTGCGGCGCAGGAACTGACTGTTGAATTGGCAACCGGCGGGGCTATTCCCTCCGAACTGGACATGACATCTCTGCTGGAAGAAGCGCCAGCGCTGCCGTGA
- a CDS encoding DUF6468 domain-containing protein (Derived by automated computational analysis using gene prediction method: Protein Homology.) — MMNIPTDLLLDGLVAVLLGATIFYCAMLDRKLKALRSGQDGLKQTIDQLNTATSRAEISISQMKQVSGELDDGLTQQMRDARALADELSVMVASGSKVAGQLGTGRSRVSQSTPIPAALKPREREKHVPMPSAEVGMTPADAGRLEDGLNQTLLDALKRAR, encoded by the coding sequence ATGATGAATATCCCAACAGATCTTTTGCTCGACGGATTGGTCGCCGTTTTGCTGGGTGCGACCATTTTTTACTGCGCCATGCTTGACCGGAAACTCAAAGCCCTTCGGTCCGGACAGGACGGATTGAAGCAAACGATAGATCAACTCAACACTGCTACGTCACGGGCTGAAATCAGCATCTCGCAGATGAAGCAGGTGAGTGGCGAGCTTGATGATGGTCTTACGCAGCAGATGCGTGATGCACGTGCTCTGGCTGACGAACTCTCCGTCATGGTGGCGTCCGGGAGCAAGGTGGCCGGCCAGCTCGGAACAGGGCGCTCGCGTGTGTCGCAATCGACGCCAATACCAGCTGCCCTTAAACCCCGTGAGCGGGAAAAGCACGTGCCTATGCCGTCAGCTGAGGTTGGTATGACGCCGGCAGACGCAGGACGGCTCGAAGATGGCCTCAATCAAACCCTTCTGGATGCACTCAAACGCGCTCGGTAG
- the fliM gene encoding flagellar motor switch protein FliM (Derived by automated computational analysis using gene prediction method: Protein Homology. GO_component: GO:0009288 - bacterial-type flagellum [Evidence IEA]; GO_process: GO:0001539 - cilium or flagellum-dependent cell motility [Evidence IEA]), whose protein sequence is MADDEDLDQDEMAAAWEAEAGDDDEADADGGGGDDDAMAEEWAAMADDDDGASELEADGASERVLNQDEIDSLLGFEVDENDDGERTGIRAIINSALVSYERLPMLEIVFDRLVRLMTTSLRNFTSDNVEVSLDNISSIRFGDYLNSIPLPAILSVFRAKEWDNYGLFTVDSNLIYSIVDVLLGGRRGTAAMRIEGRPYTTIELNLVERMIEVVLDDAKAAFEPLSPVTFELDRMETNPRFAAIARPANAAILIKLRIDMEDRGGRIEMLLPYATLEPIRELLLQMFMGEKFGRDSIWEGHLATELWSTKVQIDAVLDEQQMTLGDVMGFEVGQTLMLNASPDSTVDMRCGDIPLMKGRMGRTGGNVAIRLTQGVPDVLNSVFAESEPDEAEQ, encoded by the coding sequence ATGGCGGATGACGAAGATCTGGATCAGGACGAGATGGCTGCTGCCTGGGAGGCGGAAGCCGGGGACGACGATGAAGCAGATGCCGATGGAGGCGGTGGCGATGATGATGCCATGGCCGAAGAATGGGCGGCGATGGCCGACGATGACGATGGTGCGTCTGAGCTTGAAGCAGACGGAGCGTCTGAGCGTGTTCTGAACCAGGATGAAATCGATAGCCTGCTTGGGTTTGAAGTCGATGAGAATGATGATGGGGAACGGACTGGTATCCGCGCGATCATCAATTCAGCGTTGGTTTCTTATGAGCGGCTGCCGATGCTCGAAATTGTTTTTGATCGCCTAGTGCGGTTGATGACGACGAGCTTGCGCAATTTCACATCGGACAATGTGGAAGTCAGTCTGGACAATATTTCGTCCATTCGTTTTGGCGACTATCTGAACTCCATTCCTCTTCCTGCTATTCTCTCCGTTTTTCGGGCGAAAGAATGGGACAATTACGGTCTCTTCACCGTTGACTCCAATCTGATCTATTCGATCGTTGATGTTCTGCTTGGCGGGCGTCGCGGTACGGCTGCCATGCGTATCGAAGGTCGCCCCTATACAACGATTGAGCTCAATCTTGTCGAACGGATGATTGAGGTGGTGCTGGATGACGCGAAGGCGGCATTTGAACCTCTATCGCCAGTGACATTCGAACTTGATCGCATGGAGACTAACCCACGCTTTGCCGCCATTGCGCGTCCTGCCAATGCGGCGATCCTGATTAAGCTCCGTATTGATATGGAAGATCGGGGCGGGCGTATTGAAATGCTCCTGCCATACGCAACACTCGAACCCATTCGCGAACTCCTCTTGCAGATGTTCATGGGTGAAAAATTCGGTCGTGATTCCATTTGGGAAGGCCATTTGGCGACCGAGCTCTGGTCAACCAAAGTCCAGATTGATGCTGTTCTTGACGAGCAGCAGATGACTCTGGGCGATGTAATGGGTTTTGAGGTTGGACAGACGCTCATGCTCAATGCATCGCCTGACTCCACAGTTGATATGCGGTGTGGCGATATTCCTCTGATGAAGGGCAGAATGGGGCGTACTGGCGGCAATGTTGCCATTCGTCTTACACAAGGTGTGCCAGACGTTCTGAATTCGGTTTTTGCAGAGTCCGAACCTGATGAGGCAGAGCAATGA
- a CDS encoding flagellar basal body-associated FliL family protein (Derived by automated computational analysis using gene prediction method: Protein Homology. GO_component: GO:0009425 - bacterial-type flagellum basal body [Evidence IEA]; GO_process: GO:0006935 - chemotaxis [Evidence IEA]; GO_process: GO:0071973 - bacterial-type flagellum-dependent cell motility [Evidence IEA]), with protein MSDTDADIDFEEGDDEEGAKKKMSGKVIVLYIALPALVVIGAIVGALFAFGVFGGGDEQEMADVEEVAEPPVFYDMPEFLVNISTDSGPTRYLKMRVSLEVPNAEILAEIELLMPRIVDGFQVYLRELRPEDLDGSAAIVRMKEELLRRLNLAVEPHEVRDVLFKEVVVQ; from the coding sequence ATGAGCGATACGGATGCCGACATCGACTTCGAAGAAGGGGACGATGAAGAAGGCGCAAAGAAGAAGATGAGCGGTAAGGTCATCGTTCTTTACATTGCACTTCCTGCACTTGTCGTGATCGGAGCCATTGTTGGTGCGCTGTTTGCCTTTGGTGTTTTTGGTGGTGGTGATGAGCAAGAGATGGCTGATGTGGAAGAGGTGGCGGAGCCACCTGTTTTCTATGACATGCCTGAGTTTCTTGTGAACATCAGCACTGACAGTGGTCCAACCCGTTATCTCAAAATGCGCGTGTCGCTTGAAGTTCCCAACGCGGAAATTCTTGCGGAGATAGAATTGTTGATGCCACGAATTGTAGATGGGTTTCAGGTCTATTTGCGCGAGCTGCGTCCGGAGGATCTGGATGGCTCAGCGGCTATTGTTCGCATGAAAGAAGAATTGCTTCGTCGCCTCAACCTGGCTGTTGAGCCGCATGAGGTGCGTGACGTCTTGTTCAAGGAAGTTGTGGTGCAGTAA
- the flgF gene encoding flagellar basal-body rod protein FlgF (Derived by automated computational analysis using gene prediction method: Protein Homology. GO_function: GO:0005198 - structural molecule activity [Evidence IEA]; GO_process: GO:0001539 - cilium or flagellum-dependent cell motility [Evidence IEA]), with amino-acid sequence MENALLIGMTRQMALRREMSIIANNLANINTNGFKAEQPIFEQYLSRTASEDSPNDTISFVQDFGMHRDLREGRMEITENPLDVAISGEGYFKIDTPEGTRYTRNGAFELDAQGRLVTRDGHPVLSAAGAGFTFGPEDGQILISGDGTISTDQGAQGRLSLVTFDEERKLQKAGGTLLKTEEPEIPLQNVNVLQGAVESSNVQPILEMTHMISVMQAYQSANKIVEKSDELQRQAISTLAKVN; translated from the coding sequence ATGGAAAACGCTCTCCTGATCGGGATGACCCGACAGATGGCGCTCCGGCGAGAAATGTCGATCATCGCGAACAACCTCGCGAACATCAACACGAACGGTTTCAAAGCCGAGCAGCCGATATTCGAACAATACCTGTCCAGAACAGCATCTGAGGACAGCCCGAACGACACGATTTCTTTTGTGCAAGACTTCGGCATGCATCGCGACCTGCGTGAGGGCAGGATGGAAATCACTGAGAATCCACTCGATGTCGCGATTTCCGGCGAGGGCTACTTCAAAATCGATACACCAGAAGGCACCCGCTACACACGCAACGGAGCCTTCGAACTAGATGCCCAGGGCCGCCTGGTCACACGGGACGGCCACCCTGTTCTCTCAGCAGCCGGCGCAGGCTTCACATTTGGGCCCGAAGACGGACAAATACTGATCTCCGGTGATGGCACAATTTCGACAGACCAGGGTGCTCAAGGCCGTTTGAGCCTTGTCACTTTTGACGAAGAACGGAAGCTTCAGAAAGCAGGAGGCACTCTGCTCAAGACAGAAGAGCCTGAAATTCCGCTTCAAAATGTGAATGTGCTCCAGGGTGCCGTCGAAAGCTCAAACGTTCAACCCATCCTGGAAATGACCCACATGATCTCAGTCATGCAGGCCTATCAGAGCGCAAACAAGATTGTCGAAAAGAGCGACGAACTCCAGCGTCAGGCCATTTCCACACTGGCTAAGGTCAACTAG
- the flgG gene encoding flagellar basal-body rod protein FlgG (Derived by automated computational analysis using gene prediction method: Protein Homology. GO_component: GO:0009426 - bacterial-type flagellum basal body, distal rod [Evidence IEA]; GO_process: GO:0071973 - bacterial-type flagellum-dependent cell motility [Evidence IEA]) has translation MQSLSIAASGMMAQQLNVEVISNNVANMSTAGFKRQKATFQDLMYQDLKRVGSTSSDSGTIVPAGIQVGMGVRTAAVTRITAQGNLDITENDYDLAVQGRGYFRIEMPTGDDAYTRAGNFSTSATGQLVTTDGYTVQPGITIPSNAIDVSINSQGLVQVTLAGQTDPQTVGQLELAAFQNPAGLDPLGDNLFMESAASGTPTTGTPGADGFGSLLQGYLETSNVDSVAEITNLITAQRAYEMNAKMITATDEMLSVTSNLR, from the coding sequence ATGCAGTCGCTTAGCATCGCCGCCTCAGGCATGATGGCCCAGCAGCTCAATGTCGAGGTGATCTCGAATAACGTCGCTAACATGAGCACAGCAGGCTTTAAACGCCAGAAGGCCACATTTCAGGACTTGATGTATCAAGACCTGAAGCGCGTCGGCTCAACATCCTCGGATTCAGGAACCATCGTCCCCGCTGGGATTCAGGTCGGCATGGGTGTCCGCACAGCAGCCGTGACGCGCATTACAGCGCAGGGCAATCTCGACATTACAGAGAATGACTATGACCTTGCTGTGCAAGGACGCGGCTATTTCCGCATCGAGATGCCAACTGGTGACGATGCCTATACACGCGCAGGCAATTTTAGCACCAGCGCAACCGGTCAGTTGGTGACGACGGACGGATATACGGTCCAGCCGGGCATTACCATCCCTTCCAATGCGATTGACGTTTCGATCAACTCCCAAGGCCTTGTCCAGGTAACACTCGCCGGACAGACAGACCCGCAGACCGTTGGACAGCTGGAACTGGCTGCTTTCCAAAACCCGGCTGGTCTCGATCCGCTTGGTGACAACCTATTCATGGAGTCAGCCGCCAGTGGCACACCGACAACGGGAACGCCTGGGGCAGATGGGTTTGGCTCCCTGCTGCAAGGCTACCTTGAGACGTCAAATGTCGACTCTGTCGCTGAGATCACCAACCTGATCACCGCACAGCGTGCCTATGAAATGAACGCGAAGATGATCACCGCGACAGACGAAATGCTGTCGGTGACCTCAAACCTCCGCTAA
- the flgA gene encoding flagellar basal body P-ring formation chaperone FlgA (Derived by automated computational analysis using gene prediction method: Protein Homology. GO_component: GO:0009428 - bacterial-type flagellum basal body, distal rod, P ring [Evidence IEA]; GO_function: GO:0005198 - structural molecule activity [Evidence IEA]; GO_process: GO:0001539 - cilium or flagellum-dependent cell motility [Evidence IEA]), translating to MTRLSFSQSWALINATLALWVLFSLTQAEAAVLRPHVSVTGDTVTLGDLFDDAGTASDIVIAAAPRPGAPTAISVSRISQVARRNGIAWRNTQGLTRIVVSRSGVPLAPEITRAALADAIAEEAPSIAAKGVVEVVLTNGADRLMVTTDETPSLSVEQVAFDNRSGRFRAIVRVPADVENAQRFRVNGRAYPALDIPVLTHRMSPGDEITETDLDWVRVPATRVSQNIIDDTSDLIGFTPRRSLRPGEPVRSSDVEPPRLVEKGSIVSVTYKLANMSLSTRGRALEDGALGEGIKIVNLRSHRTIEVEVTGANEAQIAPVGPIRVSSLK from the coding sequence ATGACGCGGCTTTCCTTTTCTCAGAGCTGGGCTTTAATCAATGCGACGCTCGCATTGTGGGTCCTCTTTTCTCTAACTCAAGCCGAGGCAGCCGTACTGCGGCCACATGTCTCCGTCACTGGCGACACAGTGACCCTCGGCGACTTATTCGACGATGCGGGAACGGCCAGCGATATTGTTATCGCAGCAGCTCCCCGTCCCGGCGCACCCACCGCGATATCTGTCTCTCGCATTTCCCAGGTGGCGCGTCGGAACGGCATAGCGTGGCGCAACACGCAGGGCCTGACCCGCATCGTCGTTTCAAGATCTGGCGTACCCCTGGCACCGGAGATCACGCGTGCCGCACTCGCCGACGCGATCGCCGAGGAAGCACCCTCCATCGCTGCCAAAGGCGTGGTTGAAGTGGTTCTCACAAACGGCGCTGACCGGCTGATGGTTACCACCGATGAAACACCCTCGCTCTCTGTAGAACAGGTCGCGTTTGACAATCGCAGCGGACGTTTCCGTGCCATTGTTCGCGTGCCGGCCGATGTTGAGAACGCCCAAAGATTCCGCGTGAACGGCCGGGCCTATCCGGCTCTGGATATCCCTGTACTCACACACCGCATGAGCCCGGGTGATGAAATTACTGAAACCGATCTTGATTGGGTGCGCGTGCCCGCCACCCGCGTCTCACAGAACATTATCGATGACACATCGGATCTGATCGGCTTCACACCTCGCAGAAGCTTGCGCCCAGGTGAGCCGGTCCGTAGCAGCGATGTCGAACCGCCACGCCTCGTCGAAAAGGGATCAATCGTTTCTGTAACCTACAAACTGGCGAACATGAGCCTGTCAACACGGGGCCGTGCCTTGGAAGATGGGGCCCTTGGTGAAGGTATCAAGATCGTGAATCTCCGTTCCCACCGCACCATTGAGGTTGAAGTAACAGGGGCCAATGAGGCTCAGATTGCACCTGTTGGTCCTATCCGCGTGAGCTCCCTTAAATGA
- the flgH gene encoding flagellar basal body L-ring protein FlgH (Derived by automated computational analysis using gene prediction method: Protein Homology. GO_component: GO:0009427 - bacterial-type flagellum basal body, distal rod, L ring [Evidence IEA]; GO_function: GO:0003774 - cytoskeletal motor activity [Evidence IEA]; GO_process: GO:0071973 - bacterial-type flagellum-dependent cell motility [Evidence IEA]) produces MTQTSKKLLSKAIALSCIALAVSGCAVADRLSNVGAAPALSSIANPTAQPGYQPVSLPMPTPERASYQPNSLWRSGARAFFKDQRASRIGDILTVRINIEDEASVDNETSRTRTNSEDAGLDSFFGYEAALDSVLPAAVVAGSLADLDSASSSVGTGKVDRKEEIDLTVAAVVTQLLPNGNMVIEGRQEVRVNFEVRELLVSGVIRPEDITASNTVAHTQIAEARISYGGRGQITDVQQPRYGQQVFDILMPF; encoded by the coding sequence ATGACCCAAACATCAAAGAAACTCCTGTCCAAAGCTATCGCTTTAAGCTGTATTGCCCTGGCTGTTTCTGGGTGCGCTGTAGCTGACCGGTTGTCCAATGTTGGCGCGGCACCTGCCCTCTCCTCCATTGCCAATCCAACCGCACAACCAGGCTACCAACCGGTTTCACTGCCCATGCCAACACCGGAACGAGCTTCTTACCAACCCAATTCACTTTGGCGTTCCGGCGCCCGCGCCTTTTTCAAGGACCAACGAGCGTCACGAATTGGGGACATTCTGACTGTCCGCATCAACATTGAAGACGAAGCGTCGGTCGACAATGAAACCAGCCGCACCCGCACCAATAGCGAGGACGCAGGTCTGGATAGCTTCTTCGGGTATGAAGCCGCCCTTGACTCAGTGCTGCCTGCCGCTGTCGTCGCGGGATCACTAGCTGATCTGGACAGTGCAAGCTCCAGTGTTGGAACAGGCAAAGTAGATCGCAAAGAAGAAATTGATCTCACCGTCGCCGCGGTCGTAACCCAGCTCCTGCCAAACGGAAACATGGTAATTGAAGGCCGCCAGGAAGTTCGGGTGAACTTTGAAGTGCGCGAATTGCTAGTGTCCGGCGTCATCCGTCCTGAAGACATCACCGCTTCAAACACGGTCGCGCATACCCAGATTGCTGAAGCGCGCATCTCCTATGGTGGACGAGGTCAGATCACCGATGTCCAGCAGCCACGATACGGTCAGCAGGTCTTCGACATTCTCATGCCATTCTGA
- the dksA gene encoding RNA polymerase-binding protein DksA (Derived by automated computational analysis using gene prediction method: Protein Homology. GO_function: GO:0019899 - enzyme binding [Evidence IEA]; GO_process: GO:0006355 - regulation of DNA-templated transcription [Evidence IEA]) — protein MAVRLPKDYTPSNDEPFMNKRQKEYFRRKLEGWKEDILRENKETLQHLQDESGHHPDIADRASNETERALELRTRDRQRKLVSKIDQALLRIEDGTYGYCEDTGEPISLKRLDARPIATLSIEAQERHERREKVYRDD, from the coding sequence ATGGCAGTTCGCTTACCTAAGGACTACACGCCAAGCAATGACGAGCCTTTTATGAATAAGAGGCAGAAGGAATATTTCCGGCGCAAGCTGGAAGGATGGAAAGAGGATATTCTTCGGGAGAATAAGGAGACGCTTCAACATCTGCAGGATGAGTCTGGGCACCATCCAGATATCGCAGATCGGGCCTCCAACGAGACCGAACGCGCGCTGGAATTGCGGACTCGAGACCGTCAAAGGAAGCTGGTCTCCAAGATTGATCAGGCGTTGCTCCGTATTGAAGACGGCACCTATGGATATTGTGAAGACACGGGTGAACCCATTAGCCTGAAGCGGTTGGATGCCAGGCCGATCGCAACGCTTTCGATAGAAGCACAGGAACGCCATGAACGGCGCGAGAAGGTTTACCGCGACGACTGA
- the fliX gene encoding flagellar assembly regulator FliX (regulator of the sigma 54 transcriptional activator FlbD; represses FlbD when the class II flagellar structure is absent and activates FlbD when the structure is present; Derived by automated computational analysis using gene prediction method: Protein Homology.): protein MKIVSSQRAAPSKAPAKKAGAGGAGAVFSPEFGSGGPQASQAAGGVSSLASIHSLLAVQGVDAADDPMTGRRRAIANASETLDVLDELKLGLLAGELPADKLQKLLSHVSTERSEIDDPELANVLDHIELRARVELAKYGQTG, encoded by the coding sequence ATGAAGATCGTTTCGTCACAGCGCGCAGCTCCCTCCAAAGCACCAGCCAAAAAGGCCGGTGCGGGTGGGGCAGGTGCGGTATTTTCGCCGGAGTTTGGATCTGGTGGCCCTCAAGCGAGCCAGGCTGCTGGCGGCGTCTCCTCTCTGGCGTCTATTCATTCTCTCTTGGCGGTCCAAGGTGTGGACGCTGCGGATGACCCAATGACGGGGCGACGACGGGCTATTGCAAATGCCTCAGAAACGCTTGATGTGTTGGACGAACTCAAACTTGGTTTGCTGGCGGGAGAGCTACCCGCCGATAAGCTGCAGAAGCTGCTGTCGCATGTAAGCACAGAGCGTTCTGAGATTGATGACCCTGAACTGGCCAATGTTCTCGATCACATAGAACTTAGGGCTAGGGTCGAGCTTGCAAAATATGGTCAGACAGGCTGA